The genomic window TCCCGAGCTCCGCGCCAGAAGGGGAGCCAGCACGAGGACCCGAGGGGGCCTCACGGAACTTCCGCCCTCCGTTTCCTCTCGACGATCATCCGCAAAGCGCCGCAGCTCACGATCAAGATCGCCAAGATGACGAGGCCGGCTTGATAGGTCGTTACCGCTCGAAGCTGCATCTGGAGCAGCAGCAGGAGGTAGGCGTAGCAGAGCATGGCTCCCTCCCTTTTGGGAAGCGGGTAAAGGGGGCCGAGAAGCCAGCGGGTTCCCAGCCCAAAGACGAAAGCCCCGACGAACAGGCCGCTCAGCCCTCCGGCCCCGACCAGATCGCCGACGATCGAGCGGCTGGCCCACCAAGAGCGGGTATCATCGCCCAGGTCGCGCGGATCGGGTTTTCCCGGCCAAAAGACCCTGGGAACAAAGGTGATGGCCACAAATTTCCCAATCTCACCCGCAGCCCAGAGAAAACCGATCGGTCCCTGGTGAGACTCCACTCCCCCATCCCGCTCCAAGGAGTCGACCAAATTCGCGATCCAGTAGAGATTGTCATCCCGCTTGGATCCCCCAAGCTCGAGCTCGGGCCTTTCGATATCCTGGGCCGCTTCCCATCCGTAGCCCCTCACCGACACCATGAAATCGGTCAGGGGAGTCAGCACGATGAGTCCGGCGAGCGTCCCGGCCAGAAGCCGCCGGAGATTGCCGCGCCGTTCGATGAAGCGCACCATGAGAGGCAAGCCGATCGCTTGGAGAACAGAGCCGCGCGCTCCCTCCAGGACGAGCGTCACCAGATTCAAGGCGACAACGCCGGCCAAGATCGCTTTCCTTCCGAAGGAAAGGTCGGAGGTCCAAGCCCGCATGGCGCAAAAGGGGACCAGGAGAAAGAAAGTCTGGGTAAAGAAGAGCAGGCCTCGCCAGTCTCCGACCGGTCCCGAATGCAATTCGTTCCCCTCGAGCCCGACCGACCGGGACGCAAGCAGATCCTCCACAACTAAGGCAAAGTTCCCGTTGGCCAGGAGCAACCGCTTGGCATACTCCATCCCGAACGTCAGCAGCGCCGCCCAAAAGTAGAGGCCGGGCTTCAGGCTAAAGTCTGCCCAGCGGAGCAGGCCCGCGAGCGGGCTCCGCTTCGGACGAAAGGCCGACCAGCCCAGGAAGGCGAGGGCGACGAAGAGCGCACCCAGCGTCTCCGAGAGAAAAACCACTCGAAGGGGAAATCCCTCCATTCGCCGGAGCAGGGCCATATCGAGGACGAAGAGATAGATGCAGCCAGCGCCCAGCACGACGCCGGGGCTCACCAACGCCCCCGGGTCCTTCCAGAGAGCAGCTACGATCCCCAGGCAAATGGCCGCCAGGGTGCCCACTCCGATCGCCTGTGCCAAGCCTTCGGACGGCCCCACGATCCCCTCGAGCAGCCAAGCGCCGAGCACCACCGAAAGGACTCCCGCCGCTATCCAGACCCCCCAGAGTGAAGGAAGCTCCGGAATGGGAGAGTCGGGCCGCCCTTTCGCCCTCCCCTCCCGGAAAGCAGCCGGGTCCCGATGCGCCTGCCCTCGAATGACCCTGGAAAACGCCGGCTGCACGCTCATCCGCCTCGAGCCTCGCGCGCGGCGCGGGCTGCACTCATGAGCCCTTTCGCCCATTGCTGCGGGCCGAAGCCCTGAATGATCCGCTCCGATTCCTTCCCCAAGGCCCTGCGCTCTTCCTCGGCCATCGAGGCCACCCGCATCAGGAGCGCCGCCAGGCCGTCGGTGTCGCCCGGGGAAAAAAGGAAGCCGTTTGCCGAGCCGACGAGATCGGGAGCGGACCCGCAGGTTTCCGATGCGACGACCGGCAGCCCGGCGGCCATCGCTTCGTTCACGACCAGGCCCCAAGGCTCGATCGTGCTGGGAAGAACCAAGCCATCGGCAAATGCGTAATAGGGCGGGAGATCCGAAGTCGGGACAAATCCCCGCACCAGCACCTCCGGGATCCGATGCTCCTCGATATGACGCTCGAGATCCGCGCGCTGGGGACCATCGCCCAAGAGAAGCAGGCTCCTATCCCCCCCCCGGTCTCGATAGGAGCGGTAGGCTCGCAAAAGACCAAAGACGTTTTTTTCAGGCGCCAGCCGCCCTACGAAAACAAAATAGCGCGGCGGAAGCCCGAGTCGTTTCCGCCAAGTTCCTTCCTCCGCGCGAGCTCTGCTGACACCCGAGGCAAAGAAGTCGTTATCGACGATGGAGTGTGGTCCCCAAATTCGATCGGAGGGGATACCCAATTCGACGAGATAGTCGCGATGCGCGCGCCCGCCGACGAACCCGGTGTTGTACAATCGGGGAACGATCGACCGCTTGAGCGCTTCCACGAAAAAATTCCGCTGCTTGTCGTGTCGCGTTGTCTCAAAGAGCAGGACGCTCCCCCGCCGCCTCCGCAAGGCCCACCATGCTGGCGCGCGAAGGACACCCCAACCGTATCCGGCCGTTGCCACTACATCCGGCGCAATCCGGTCGAGAAACTCCCTCATGCGGGAGCAGGCTTCCTTGTGGTCGATCTGCTCGAGCGCCCCCGAGCAAAGGCTGAACAAGGGAATGCCCCGTTCCTCGCTTTCGCCAAGCCACGGATGACTCTTCTGGTTTTGGGAAAGCTCAAGAAAGACCGGGTCGACGCCGCCCTCGTTCAAGAGCGCCCGCGCCCTTGCCATGTGATAGGGCCCGAAATGGGCATAGAATACCAGAAGCTTCATTGTCTTGCGAATGGCTCGATCATCGCCGGAGCTCTGCTTTTCGACCCTTCCTTCTAGCGATCCTTCTAGCGATCCACCTCTAGCCTTGTGTGGCTCCACCCATCAATCTTCCATAGGCTTCCCCGAGGAGCCTCGCATAATTCTCCCAGCCGAACGCGCGTTTCGCTTCCCGCGCCGCCTCCTCTCCCATCCTTGCGAGGAGCGTGCGATCACGATACAGGCTCTCCAGTGCCTCCCCAATCCGCTCCGGAGAACGAATCGGAACCACGAAGCCGGTGCTCTTCGGGACGATCATATCGGCCGCACCCGTATTTTCCGTTACGATCACCGGAAGCCCGCAAGCCATCGCTTCCAAGCAAACCACCCCAAAGCCATCCTCGATCGAGGGGAGAACGAAGACCGATGCGCTCCGATAGTAGCAGGGAAGCTCGCCGTTGGCGATGAAAGGGATATGCTTGTACTGCCCCTCGTACCGCCTTAATGCGCGTCTCATCGGTTCGCTCATGGTTCCGATGAGGAGAAGCTCAGCATCCGGCAGTCCAAGCAATCTCCAGGCCTCGAGCAGGTCGATATGCCCTTTTCTTGGGGAGATATGAGCGACGCAGAGAACGCGAAAGGGAGCGCGGACCGGCCGCTCTCGAGATCCCGGCGTAAACCGGGCCAAGTTGACCCCGTAGGGAAGAAGGTGGATGCGTTCCTCGGGGAAGCCGTTTTGAAGAAAGGAGCGCTTGAGCCATCGGGAAGCGATCAGCAGATGATCGACCGATTCCAATTCCTCCAGCAACCGCTCGTTGCCCGATCGCACCTTGTCGCCGGAGGCAAACCCAAGACGGTCTTCCTCCTCTTGCAGGAGGGCTGCCAACGCGCGGGGATGCGCGTTGACGGCTTCGCCGAGGAGAACGCTTCCCTCGGCCTTTCCCCTCCGCAGGATGCGCCGTGCTGTGCCGTGAAGCAGGAGGTGCCAAAGAGGAGCGGGCGTCCACGAACGAAGTACTCCCGCCTCCCACCAGTCATGGAGGGAGGGAAGAAGCCGCTGCGTCGGCGCCTCTCCGAAGAGGCGAGCGCTGGCCCGCATGAGGTACTCCTTTCCCCACAGGTTGACGCCGACGCCCGGGCGGGTAGGGAAGAGCTGCGGGCCGATCCGGTGCGAGTAGTAAAAACGGTTGAGGACCTCCCATTCGGCTAGATACGGCGCGTAGTTATGGAAGTGAAATCTTCCGCAAACCCCTAAATTGACCCATCCGCGATGCCGCATAGACCGCGCTATCCTTACTGGACAGGGCAACGAAGGCCAAAATCTGACGGGCTTCCGGAAGAGAGACGATCGCCCTCGCACAGCGCTCCCGCTCCGGGAGGCTTTGTCCATCTCCGCCTCTCGGCCCTCGCCCATTTTACCCAAACAGCCGCAATCCCCTTAAGCCCCGCTGCCAGGAAAAGGCGCATGTCTTCATGATCGCTCGCAGCTGCCATCCGGCGTACACGAGCAGGCGAGCCGCCTCGGAAAGGCCCAGAGCGCTGAGGATAAGAAGATAGGTGATTACGGAACAGGTAGAAGCAAGCCCCAGCCGCAGCACGGAACCGACCAGGGATCCAGAGGAGATCCATTGGCTGGCCCAGTAGGCGACCAGGCCCGCGGCGGTGCTGGCAACAAGCATCCTCGCCAGAAAGTGGCTCCAGGCCTGCCCTGATCTCGAATCGGCGCTTCGTGAAGAAAAGGCCAAGCAGAGGAAGGTCATCCATCCAATGCTCGGATTGAGCCACGCCAACCCGAGAAGGCCGAACTTCCGCGCCGTTGCCTCGGACAACGCCATCACCAGAATCGCTCCCAACACCGAAATGATGCTGGGAAAGAGGGTTTCGCCGCGAGAGTAGAAGCCTTTTTGCAAAAAGGCGGTTCCCGCGGCGGCCGGAATCGCAAGGCCCAAAATCGCGACCACCATGCTCGTTTCTTCGATGGCCGCCCCCGAAAAGGCACCTCGCGCAAAGAGCACCGATACCAAGTCGCGGCTCAGGATGACGCAAAGAAGCATGAGTGGAGTCGAGAGAAAGATCATCCACCGCAACCCCTCCTGCCAGAGCCGCTGGAATTCCCCTGGCTCTCTCCCGCCCCACGCCTCCGACATTCGCGGAAAAAGCACCGTCGCAAGCGCCCCCGGGACAATCAGCCCGAGCTGCAAGATCTTCCACGCATATCCAAAGCTGGCAACCGAGCCTGCGGCGAGCAGAGATGTCGCCCGCGTCAAGAAGATGACACCGACGTATCCGACACCCATGGTCAGAAAAAGCGGCACTCCATTCCAAAAAAATGCTCCCAGCCTCGGCGAGCAGATCCTTCCAACCCAAGGAGAGACCCCTCCTCGCCGCGCCAGCGGCAGGAGCCTGCCTAGGAACAAGATGCCGACCAGAGAGCATCCGAGGATCGGCGCGAGAACCAGGCGATCCGGCCCGCCCCAGAGAATCGCTCCGAGCAGGATCAGGTTGTAGAGTGCTTGCGCGGCGGGCTGGACCCAGAAAATGCCATGGCATTGAAAGAGCCCGGTCAAGATCCCGGACCAGGCGAGCGGGAGGATTGCCAGGCAGAACGAGCGCACGAAGGCGGTTGCGGCGGTGAGCCCGGCCGCATCAAGCCCAGGGGCGAGCCACCGAGCAAGGAGGGGAGCGCACAGGCTTCCTCCGATCGCAATCCCAATGCCGATCGCCAAGAAAATGAGCCCGAGCTCGGAAATGACCCGCCAGCCTTCGCTGGCCCGCTTCTCCCGCGTCGCTTCGGAGAACAACGGGACCACAAGATTGGGCAATATCCCCCAGGCGACCGATTGCGCGAAAAGGAAGAAGACAAGCCCGACCCGATACCCGTCAACCAGGGAACCGACGCCATAACGCCATCCCAGGGCGATCTCCACGAGAAACCCGGATAGCGGACCCAGGACCGAGAGGATGCTGAGTCCAACCGCACTCCGCGCGATGCGATGGGGAGCCGACTCTTCCCGATCAGGAAGAGCATTGCCCCCGGCTTCCGCCTCGGACGGAAGCGACACAGAAGCCAGCATCGACTCTTCCCGATCGGTTTCCATCCTCAATTCTTCCTCTCCATCAAAGGATCCGCATGCGCCAAGCCCTAGGCGCTTCCAAGCCTCGGCCCCCGAATCTTCCTCTATGTACCGTTCTTGTCGGTATATCCAGAGCGCGCACCGACCGGGCTTCGTTTCTTATCCGCCAGCTGCAGATCTCCTCGGCAACAGCCCTCCGGGCACTCTTGCGGCGGTCCGCGCCGAGGTAAGGTGCATGCTTCGCGA from Methylacidimicrobium sp. B4 includes these protein-coding regions:
- a CDS encoding glycosyltransferase family 4 protein, which encodes MKLLVFYAHFGPYHMARARALLNEGGVDPVFLELSQNQKSHPWLGESEERGIPLFSLCSGALEQIDHKEACSRMREFLDRIAPDVVATAGYGWGVLRAPAWWALRRRRGSVLLFETTRHDKQRNFFVEALKRSIVPRLYNTGFVGGRAHRDYLVELGIPSDRIWGPHSIVDNDFFASGVSRARAEEGTWRKRLGLPPRYFVFVGRLAPEKNVFGLLRAYRSYRDRGGDRSLLLLGDGPQRADLERHIEEHRIPEVLVRGFVPTSDLPPYYAFADGLVLPSTIEPWGLVVNEAMAAGLPVVASETCGSAPDLVGSANGFLFSPGDTDGLAALLMRVASMAEEERRALGKESERIIQGFGPQQWAKGLMSAARAAREARGG
- a CDS encoding glycosyltransferase family 4 protein, whose protein sequence is MRHRGWVNLGVCGRFHFHNYAPYLAEWEVLNRFYYSHRIGPQLFPTRPGVGVNLWGKEYLMRASARLFGEAPTQRLLPSLHDWWEAGVLRSWTPAPLWHLLLHGTARRILRRGKAEGSVLLGEAVNAHPRALAALLQEEEDRLGFASGDKVRSGNERLLEELESVDHLLIASRWLKRSFLQNGFPEERIHLLPYGVNLARFTPGSRERPVRAPFRVLCVAHISPRKGHIDLLEAWRLLGLPDAELLLIGTMSEPMRRALRRYEGQYKHIPFIANGELPCYYRSASVFVLPSIEDGFGVVCLEAMACGLPVIVTENTGAADMIVPKSTGFVVPIRSPERIGEALESLYRDRTLLARMGEEAAREAKRAFGWENYARLLGEAYGRLMGGATQG
- the murJ gene encoding murein biosynthesis integral membrane protein MurJ — translated: METDREESMLASVSLPSEAEAGGNALPDREESAPHRIARSAVGLSILSVLGPLSGFLVEIALGWRYGVGSLVDGYRVGLVFFLFAQSVAWGILPNLVVPLFSEATREKRASEGWRVISELGLIFLAIGIGIAIGGSLCAPLLARWLAPGLDAAGLTAATAFVRSFCLAILPLAWSGILTGLFQCHGIFWVQPAAQALYNLILLGAILWGGPDRLVLAPILGCSLVGILFLGRLLPLARRGGVSPWVGRICSPRLGAFFWNGVPLFLTMGVGYVGVIFLTRATSLLAAGSVASFGYAWKILQLGLIVPGALATVLFPRMSEAWGGREPGEFQRLWQEGLRWMIFLSTPLMLLCVILSRDLVSVLFARGAFSGAAIEETSMVVAILGLAIPAAAGTAFLQKGFYSRGETLFPSIISVLGAILVMALSEATARKFGLLGLAWLNPSIGWMTFLCLAFSSRSADSRSGQAWSHFLARMLVASTAAGLVAYWASQWISSGSLVGSVLRLGLASTCSVITYLLILSALGLSEAARLLVYAGWQLRAIMKTCAFSWQRGLRGLRLFG